One genomic region from Desulfovibrio sp. Huiquan2017 encodes:
- a CDS encoding EAL domain-containing protein, translated as MPDIRKIIENRSLITHFQPQVSLKRKAVVGLEALSRGFDPQSGEIIPPTLLFAQARDKASRLALDRACRTNAAESFAALHRRDKSLMLSMNIDAACINEETRGSCHILNLVARCGISPSNVIIEIIESQCEDMAALMDFVGFYRDNGFLIALDAVGAGFSNLDRIPLLKPDVIKLDRTLISGVDRHFHKLEVVRSFVQMSNRLGCLVLAEGVETAEEAMCLLGNGVDVFQGFYFARPAPGLDAVPGMASKVDALAERHRENRTQQIADDKRLYSSYDLIVLTMCQTLSETLIKDMGQVLSNFVENYDGVECLYVLDMRGNQISDTVCDPSRLKTCKRFLYEPASVGADHSLKEYFLPIQAGLEKFTTRPYISLASGNLCITISHVFYHKSSGRHRILCVDMSRAGEGGPR; from the coding sequence GTGCCCGACATACGAAAGATCATTGAAAACCGTTCCCTGATCACGCACTTCCAGCCCCAGGTCTCCCTGAAGAGAAAGGCGGTCGTCGGACTGGAGGCGTTGAGCAGGGGATTCGACCCCCAAAGCGGAGAAATCATACCTCCAACCCTGCTGTTCGCGCAGGCCCGGGACAAGGCATCCCGGCTCGCCCTGGACCGGGCCTGCCGAACAAATGCGGCGGAATCCTTCGCCGCTCTGCACAGACGGGACAAGAGCCTGATGCTTTCCATGAACATCGACGCCGCCTGCATCAACGAAGAAACGCGCGGCTCCTGCCACATCCTCAACCTGGTCGCCCGGTGCGGCATCAGTCCGAGCAACGTGATCATTGAGATCATCGAGTCCCAGTGCGAAGACATGGCCGCCCTCATGGATTTCGTCGGGTTCTACCGCGACAACGGTTTCCTCATCGCGTTGGACGCCGTGGGGGCCGGGTTCTCCAATCTCGACCGCATCCCCCTGCTCAAACCGGATGTCATCAAGCTGGACCGCACGCTCATAAGCGGTGTGGACCGGCATTTCCACAAGCTGGAGGTGGTCCGCAGTTTCGTCCAGATGTCCAACCGCCTCGGCTGCCTGGTCCTGGCCGAGGGCGTGGAGACCGCCGAGGAAGCCATGTGTCTGCTCGGCAACGGGGTGGATGTATTTCAGGGATTCTATTTCGCCCGGCCCGCGCCGGGGCTCGACGCCGTGCCCGGCATGGCCTCCAAAGTGGACGCCCTGGCCGAGCGGCACCGGGAGAACCGCACCCAGCAGATCGCCGACGACAAGCGGCTGTATTCGAGCTACGACCTGATCGTGCTGACCATGTGCCAGACGCTGTCCGAGACCTTGATCAAGGACATGGGCCAGGTATTGTCCAATTTCGTCGAAAACTACGACGGCGTGGAATGTCTCTACGTCCTGGACATGCGCGGCAACCAGATTTCCGACACGGTTTGCGACCCGTCCCGGCTCAAGACCTGCAAGCGTTTCCTGTACGAGCCCGCCAGCGTGGGTGCGGACCATTCGCTCAAGGAATATTTTCTGCCTATCCAGGCCGGGCTGGAGAAATTCACCACCCGGCCGTACATTTCGCTCGCCTCGGGCAATCTGTGCATCACCATCTCCCACGTTTTTTACCACAAGAGCAGCGGCCGTCATCGCATTCTGTGCGTTGACATGTCACGGGCCGGAGAGGGAGGCCCCCGATAG
- a CDS encoding ammonium transporter — protein sequence MFSRKSPTHVSKRLAIGAAALAAVLAPTLAHAQEVEVLTQSNANILWTLIAACLVMIMQAGFACVECGFTRAKSAGNIMMKNFLDFAAGSIVFFLFGFGVMFGLDAGGFFGTSGFALSGVAEGDMMWTYTFWFFQSVFAATAATIVSGGMAERTKFGSYIAVSIVISGLIYPISGHWAWGSLWLGDDGSGWLEALGFCDFAGSSVVHSVGGWIALAGALVLGPRIGKYSEDGKARAIPGHNIPLAGLGVFILWFGWFGFNPGSTTTADDTIGLIAMNTSLAACAGTLGAMAFAWFRFGKPDISMSMNGALAGLVGITAPCATVTPGPSIIIGLVAGVLVVLSIEFIDKVLKIDDPVGAASVHGVCGAWGTIACGLFNTDGGLFFGGGMSQLGVQLIGVGTFFVWAFGCGFILMNIVKAVFGLRVTKDEELKGLDIAEHGSESYNGFQLFSNE from the coding sequence ATGTTTTCGAGAAAGTCCCCGACCCATGTTTCCAAGAGGCTCGCCATCGGCGCGGCCGCTTTGGCGGCAGTTCTGGCCCCCACCCTCGCCCACGCCCAGGAAGTGGAGGTCCTCACCCAGTCCAACGCCAACATTCTGTGGACGTTGATCGCCGCCTGTCTGGTCATGATCATGCAGGCCGGTTTCGCCTGCGTCGAGTGCGGCTTCACTCGCGCCAAGTCCGCCGGCAACATCATGATGAAGAACTTCCTGGACTTCGCCGCCGGTTCCATCGTCTTCTTCCTGTTCGGATTCGGCGTCATGTTCGGTCTGGACGCGGGCGGGTTTTTCGGCACCTCCGGCTTCGCCCTGTCCGGCGTGGCCGAAGGCGACATGATGTGGACCTACACCTTCTGGTTCTTCCAGTCCGTGTTCGCCGCCACCGCCGCCACCATCGTCTCCGGCGGCATGGCCGAGCGCACCAAGTTCGGCAGCTACATCGCCGTTTCCATCGTTATCTCCGGCCTGATCTACCCCATCTCCGGTCACTGGGCCTGGGGTTCCCTGTGGCTGGGCGATGACGGCTCTGGCTGGCTGGAAGCCCTGGGCTTCTGCGACTTCGCCGGCTCCTCCGTGGTCCACTCCGTGGGCGGCTGGATCGCCTTGGCCGGAGCCTTGGTGCTCGGCCCGCGCATCGGCAAGTACTCCGAGGACGGCAAGGCGCGCGCCATTCCGGGTCACAATATCCCGCTGGCCGGTCTGGGTGTCTTCATCCTCTGGTTCGGCTGGTTCGGATTCAACCCCGGCTCCACCACCACCGCCGACGACACCATCGGCCTGATCGCCATGAACACTTCCCTGGCCGCCTGCGCCGGTACCCTGGGTGCAATGGCTTTCGCCTGGTTCCGGTTCGGCAAGCCTGACATCTCCATGTCCATGAACGGCGCCCTGGCCGGCCTGGTCGGCATCACCGCGCCCTGCGCCACCGTCACGCCCGGTCCTTCCATCATCATCGGTCTGGTTGCCGGCGTGCTGGTCGTCTTGTCCATTGAATTCATCGACAAGGTCCTGAAGATCGACGATCCGGTCGGCGCTGCCTCGGTCCACGGCGTTTGCGGAGCCTGGGGGACCATCGCCTGCGGCCTGTTCAATACCGACGGCGGGTTGTTCTTCGGCGGCGGCATGAGTCAGCTCGGCGTGCAGTTGATCGGCGTGGGCACCTTCTTCGTCTGGGCCTTCGGTTGCGGCTTCATCCTCATGAACATCGTCAAGGCTGTCTTCGGCCTCCGCGTGACCAAGGACGAGGAACTCAAGGGGCTGGACATCGCCGAGCACGGTTCCGAGTCCTACAATGGCTTCCAGCTCTTCAGCAACGAGTAG
- a CDS encoding P-II family nitrogen regulator produces MKLIIAYIRPEKLNDVKQALYAKEIYSLSVTNILGSGRQKGFTETYRGVQMEVNLLKKVRLEIGVNDDFEQKAIDAILSSGQTGTEGDGVIFVTELTKALRIRTGEDGIL; encoded by the coding sequence ATGAAGCTCATCATAGCATACATCAGGCCCGAAAAGCTCAACGACGTGAAGCAGGCCCTTTACGCCAAGGAGATCTACTCCCTGTCCGTGACCAACATCCTGGGCTCGGGCCGCCAGAAGGGATTCACCGAGACCTACCGCGGCGTGCAGATGGAAGTGAATCTGCTCAAGAAGGTCCGTTTGGAAATTGGCGTCAACGACGACTTCGAGCAGAAGGCCATCGATGCCATCCTGTCCTCCGGCCAGACCGGTACCGAAGGCGACGGCGTGATCTTCGTCACCGAACTGACCAAGGCCCTGCGCATCAGGACCGGTGAGGACGGCATCCTCTAG
- a CDS encoding 2-amino-3,7-dideoxy-D-threo-hept-6-ulosonate synthase, with the protein MHIGKAIRLERIFNRNTGRTIIVPMDHGVTVGPIDGLVDMREAVGKVVEGGANAVIEHKGLVRCGHRAQGKDIGLIVHLSASTSLSPFPNAKSLVASVEDAIRLGADAVSIHCNLGDETESAMLSDFGKMSSDAANWGIPLLAMVYARGPKVKNEYAPEIVAHCARVGTELGADVVKVNYTGDKKTFAHVCDACCIPVVIAGGPKLDSTEAFLQMVHDSLEAGGAGLSVGRNVFQHENPTRLVEALNMIVHGDESVEAALNHLNA; encoded by the coding sequence ATGCACATCGGTAAAGCCATCCGGTTGGAGCGCATCTTCAACCGCAACACCGGCCGGACCATCATCGTCCCCATGGATCACGGCGTGACCGTAGGCCCCATTGACGGGCTGGTGGACATGCGCGAGGCCGTAGGTAAGGTCGTGGAGGGCGGCGCCAACGCCGTCATCGAACACAAGGGGCTGGTCCGCTGCGGACACCGCGCCCAGGGCAAGGACATCGGGCTCATCGTCCATCTGTCCGCCTCCACTTCCCTGTCCCCCTTCCCCAACGCGAAATCCCTGGTAGCCTCGGTGGAGGACGCCATCCGGCTGGGCGCGGACGCCGTGTCCATCCACTGCAACCTCGGCGACGAGACCGAATCCGCCATGTTGAGCGATTTCGGCAAAATGTCCTCCGATGCCGCCAATTGGGGCATTCCGCTCCTGGCCATGGTCTACGCGCGCGGCCCCAAGGTGAAAAACGAATACGCTCCCGAGATCGTGGCCCACTGCGCCCGGGTCGGCACCGAACTCGGCGCGGACGTGGTCAAGGTCAACTACACCGGCGACAAAAAAACCTTCGCTCATGTATGCGACGCATGCTGCATCCCCGTAGTCATCGCGGGCGGGCCCAAACTTGACAGCACCGAGGCATTCCTTCAGATGGTTCATGATTCCCTGGAAGCGGGCGGCGCGGGCCTGTCCGTGGGCCGCAACGTCTTCCAGCACGAGAATCCCACCCGCCTGGTGGAGGCCCTGAACATGATCGTCCACGGCGACGAGTCCGTCGAGGCCGCCCTCAACCACCTCAACGCATAG
- a CDS encoding 3-dehydroquinate synthase II family protein produces MKKVIFKSVPFDKTLITLALESGVDAVMVEKDRVEAVKALGRVAVVTPEDMPVVELTEKADEDVAVKGIKAGKNVVLKKGWEIIPVENILAQVDSLALECESLDRALLAAGILERGCDTIVVLPEGAADLKRIVAELKLSQGTMELSTATVTAIEPTGLGHRVCVDTISMLKKGQGMLIGNSSAFSFLVHAETESNPYVAARPFRINAGAVHAYAQMPGDKTTYLEELAAGTDVLIVGADGSTSLATVGRVKVEVRPMLLISAEVETESGIKTGQVFLQNAETIRVVSDKGEPVSVVTLKVGDRILVRTDQAGRHFGMRLQEEIKEG; encoded by the coding sequence ATGAAAAAAGTCATCTTCAAATCCGTGCCTTTCGACAAGACCCTGATCACCTTGGCCCTGGAATCCGGCGTGGACGCCGTCATGGTCGAGAAAGACCGCGTCGAGGCCGTCAAGGCGCTCGGCCGGGTCGCGGTCGTCACCCCCGAGGACATGCCCGTGGTCGAACTGACCGAAAAGGCCGACGAGGACGTCGCGGTCAAGGGGATCAAGGCGGGCAAGAACGTGGTCCTCAAAAAGGGATGGGAAATCATCCCGGTGGAGAACATCCTGGCCCAGGTGGACAGCCTGGCCCTGGAATGCGAATCCCTGGACCGCGCCCTGCTGGCAGCGGGTATCCTGGAGCGCGGCTGCGACACCATCGTGGTCCTGCCCGAGGGAGCCGCCGACCTCAAGCGGATCGTCGCCGAACTCAAACTCTCCCAGGGAACCATGGAACTTTCCACCGCCACCGTCACCGCCATCGAACCCACCGGCCTGGGCCACCGCGTCTGCGTGGACACCATCTCCATGTTGAAAAAGGGCCAGGGCATGCTCATCGGCAACTCCAGCGCCTTCTCCTTCCTGGTTCACGCCGAGACCGAATCCAACCCCTATGTGGCCGCACGCCCCTTCCGCATCAACGCGGGCGCGGTCCATGCCTATGCCCAGATGCCCGGCGACAAGACCACGTATCTCGAAGAACTGGCCGCAGGCACCGATGTGCTCATCGTCGGCGCAGACGGCTCCACTTCGCTGGCCACCGTGGGACGCGTCAAGGTCGAAGTCCGGCCCATGCTGCTCATCTCCGCCGAAGTCGAGACCGAGAGCGGCATCAAGACAGGCCAGGTTTTCCTGCAAAACGCCGAAACCATCCGCGTGGTCTCCGACAAGGGCGAGCCAGTGTCCGTGGTCACTCTCAAGGTCGGCGACCGGATCCTCGTGCGCACCGACCAGGCCGGACGCCACTTCGGCATGCGCCTCCAGGAGGAGATCAAGGAGGGATGA